One window of the Bos indicus isolate NIAB-ARS_2022 breed Sahiwal x Tharparkar chromosome 15, NIAB-ARS_B.indTharparkar_mat_pri_1.0, whole genome shotgun sequence genome contains the following:
- the PDE2A gene encoding cGMP-dependent 3',5'-cyclic phosphodiesterase isoform X4, whose amino-acid sequence MRRQPAASRDLFAQEPVPPGSGDGALQDALLSLGSVIDVAGLQQAVKEALSAVLPKVETVYTYLLDGESRLVCEEPPHELPQEGKVREAVISRKRLGCNGLGPSDLPGKPLARLVAPLAPDTQVLVIPLVDKEAGAVAAVILVHCGQLSDNEEWSLQAVEKHTLVALKRVQALQQRESSVAPEATQNPPEEAAGDQKGGVAYTDQDRKILQLCGELYDLDASSLQLKVLQYLQQETQASRCCLLLVSEDNLQLSCKVIGDKVLEEEISFPLTTGRLGQVVEDKKSIQLKDLTSEDMQQLQSMLGCEVQAMLCVPVISRATDQVVALACAFNKLGGDLFTDQDEHVIQHCFHYTSTVLTSTLAFQKEQKLKCECQALLQVAKNLFTHLDDVSVLLQEIITEARNLSNAEICSVFLLDQNELVAKVFDGGVVEDESYEIRIPADQGIAGHVATTGQILNIPDAYAHPLFYRGVDDSTGFRTRNILCFPIKNENQEVIGVAELVNKINGPWFSKFDEDLATAFSIYCGISIAHSLLYKKVNEAQYRSHLANEMMMYHMKVSDDEYTKLLHDGIQPVAAIDSNFASFTYTPRSLPEDDTSMAILSMLQDMNFINNYKIDCPTLARFCLMVKKGYRDPPYHNWMHAFSVSHFCYLLYKNLELTNYLEDMEIFALFISCMCHDLDHRGTNNSFQVASKSVLAALYSSEGSVMERHHFAQAIAILNTHGCNIFDHFSRKDYQRMLDLMRDIILATDLAHHLRIFKDLQKMAEVGYDRTNKQHHSLLLCLLMTSCDLSDQTKGWKTTRKIAELIYKEFFSQGDLEKAMGNRPMEMMDREKAYIPELQISFMEHIAMPIYKLLQDLFPKAAELYERVASNREHWTKVSHKFTIRGLPSNNSLDFLDEEYEVPDLDGARAPINGCCSLDAE is encoded by the exons AGAGGCTGTGATCTCCCGGAAGCGGCTGGGCTGCAATGGACTGGGCCCCTCAGacctgcctgggaagcccttggcaaGGCTGGTGGCTCCACTGGCTCCTGACACCCAAG TGCTGGTCATACCGCTGGTGGACAAGGAGGCCGGGGCTGTGGCAGCTGTCATCTTG gTGCACTGTGGTCAGCTGAGTGACAATGAGGAGTGGAGCCTGCAAGCCGTGGAGAAGCAT ACCCTGGTGGCCCTGAAAAGGGTGCAGGCCTTGCAGCAGCGCGAGTCCAGCGTGGCCCCGGAAGCGACCCAGAATCCTCCGGAGGAGGCAGCGGGAGACCAGAAGGGTGGGGTCGCATACACAGACCAAGACCGAAAGATCCTGCAGCTTTGCG GGGAGCTCTACGACCTGGATGCATCTTCCCTGCAGCTCAAAGTCCTCCAATAT CTGCAACAGGAGACCCAGGCATCCCGCTGCTGCCTGCTGCTGGTATCCGAGGACAATCTTCAGCTCTCCTGCAAG GTCATTGGAGATAAAGTACTGGAGGAAGAGATCAGCTTTCCG TTGACCACAGGACGCCTGGGCCAAGTGGTGGAAGACAAGAAGTCTATCCAGCTGAAAGATCTCACCTCC GAGGATATGCAACAGCTGCAAAGCATGTTGGGCTGTGAGGTGCAGGCCATGCTCTGTGTCCCTGTCATCAGCCGGGCCACTGACCAGGTCGTGGCCCTGGCCTGTGCCTTCAACAAGCTCGGAGGAGActt GTTCACAGACCAGGACGAGCACGTGATCCAGCACTGCTTCCACTACACCAGCACAGTGCTCACCAGCACCCTGGCCTTCCAGAAGGAGCAGAAGCTCAAGTGTGAGTGCCAG GCTCTTCTCCAAGTGGCGAAGAACCTCTTCACTCATCTGG ATGACGTCTCCGTGCTGCTCCAGGAGATCATCACAGAGGCCAGGAACCTCAGCAATGCTGAGAT CTGCTCTGTGTTCCTGCTGGATCAGAACGAGCTGGTGGCCAAGGTGTTCGATGGGGGCGTGGTGGAAGATGAG AGCTATGAGATCCGCATTCCCGCTGACCAGGGCATCGCGGGTCATGTGGCGACCACCGGCCAGATCCTAAACATCCCAGATGCTTACGCACATCCGCTTTTCTACCGAGGCGTGGACGACAGCACCGGCTTCCGGACGCGCAAcatcctctgcttccccatcAAGAACGAGAACCAGG AGGTCATCGGTGTGGCCGAGCTGGTGAACAAGATCAATGGACCATGGTTCAGCAAGTTTGATGAAGACCTGGCTACAGCCTTCTCCATCTACTGTGGCATCAGCATTGCCCAT TCCCTCCTATACAAGAAAGTGAATGAGGCGCAGTATCGCAGCCACCTTGCCAATGAGATGATGATGTACCACATGAAG GTCTCTGATGACGAGTACACCAAACTTCTCCACGACGGGATCCAGCCTGTGGCTGCCATCGACTCCAACTTTGCCAGTTTCACATACACTCCTCGCTCTCTGCCTGAGGATGACACTTCCATG GCCATCCTGAGCATGCTGCAGGACATGAATTTCATCAATAACTACAAAATTGACTGCCCGACACTGGCCCG gttcTGTTTGATGGTGAAGAAGGGCTACCGGGATCCCCCCTACCACAACTGGATGCACGCCTTTTCTGTCTCCCACTTCTGCTACCTGCTCTACAAGAACCTGGAGCTCACCAACTACCTCGA GGACATGGAGATCTTTGCCTTGTTTATTTCCTGCATGTGTCACGACCTGGACCACAGAGGCACAAACAACTCCTTCCAGGTGGCCTCG AAATCTGTGCTGGCCGCGCTCTACAGCTCGGAAGGCTCTGTCATGGAG AGGCACCACTTCGCTCAGGCCATTGCCATCCTCAACACCCACGGCTGCAACATCTTTGACCACTTCTCCCGGAAG gatTATCAGCGCATGTTGGACCTGATGCGGGACATCATCTTGGCCACAGATCTGGCCCACCACCTCCGCATCTTCAAGGACCTCCAAAAGATGGCCGAAG TGGGCTATGATCGAACCAACAAGCAGCACCACAgcctccttctctgcctccttaTGACCTCCTGTGACCTCTCCGACCAGACCAAGGGCTGGAAGACCACGAGGAAGATCGCG GAGCTGATCTACAAAGAGTTCTTCTCCCAGGGAGACTTG GAGAAGGCCATGGGCAACAGGCCGATGGAGATGATGGACCGTGAGAAGGCCTACATCCCCGAGCTGCAGATCAGCTTCATGGAGCACATCGCAATGCCCATCTACAA GCTGCTGCAAGACCTATTCCCCAAGGCGGCCGAGTTGTACGAACGCGTGGCCTCTAATCGTGAGCACTGGACCAAGGTGTCACACAAGTTCACCATCCGAGGCCTCCCGAGCAACAACTCGTTGGACTTCCTGGACGAGGAGTATGAGGTGCCTGACCTGGATGGCGCTAGGGCTCCCATCAATGGCTGTTGCAGCCTTGATGCTGAGTGA